The genomic DNA AGAAAAAGGTTTCATCTATGACAAAGACGGTGCTGTTTGGCTTAAAGTTTCACAGTTCGTCGAGGAAGACGACAAAGTTCTCATCAAGAGAGATGGAAGTTATACATATTTCCTGACGGATATTGCTTATCACTTCAACAAGTACAAGAGAGGTTTTGAAAAGGTTTACGACATATGGGGCAGTGATCACCACGGTCACATACCAAGGATGACCGCGGCGATGAAAGCCTTGGGCATTGAGGATGGATTTTTCAACGTTATACTCCACCAATTCGTCACACTCAAGCGTGGTAATGAGATCGTACGCATGTCGACGAGAGCAGGCGAATTCATCACGCTTCGACAGTTAATCGAAGAAGTTGGCAAAGACGCGACGCGTTATTTCTTCGCCATGATAGATCCAAACACTCATATGGTTTTTGATCTGGAGCTTGCGAAAGCAAAAAGCATGGATAATCCAGTTTACTATGTTCAGTATGCTCACGCTAGGATCTGCAGCCTCTTTGAACAGGCCAAAATCAAATCGGTCCAGTTTCGTAAAGGCTCAGATTTGGAGTTGCTCACAGATCCATCCGAGTTTGCCGTGATAAGGAGGCTGGATCTTTTTGAGGATACCCTATACGAGGTCGAAAAAACACTGTCTCCCAACAAATTGACGCAGTATTTGGAAGCACTCGCTTATGATTTTCATAGCTTTTACACCAAATGCTTGATACTCGATCCTGAGAATCCTAGTTTGTCCAACGCGAGGTTGAACCTTGCTTATGCGACCTTGTTAGTGCTCAGAAAAGGCTTATCTTTGCTTAAAGTTAGCACTCCTGAAAGGATGTGAGCAGTGTGGTCGAAAGGTATGCGCTGTCACCTATGAAAGAACTATGGACTGTCGAATCGAATCTTAGAAGATGGCTCAGCGTCGAATTCGCTGTCATGGAGGCTTATGAACAGCTCGGTTTTATACCACCCAACACAACAGAAAGAGCAAGAGCAAACGCATTGTTGGATCTTTCT from Pseudothermotoga sp. includes the following:
- the argS gene encoding arginine--tRNA ligase, with the translated sequence MLRKAVRERVQNALESLGLSYHFEIDVPPEGFGDFSTNAALVGAKHAKRSPMELAQQLAEILRKSEIFESVEVAKPGFINFKLSKKAYLNVLKKIIDSEGYPIEKSKRGKIQFEYGSANPTGPYTVGHGRQLVIGDVLSNVFKELGYEVIREMYINDAGRQINLLARSLWVRYNQLLGLSDLEIPEDGYRGEYLIDIAAELVRQIGDVYKNRWDNEIERFFKLYAVQNILKGMKEDLSLLDCSFDVYFSETSLIEDGTVQDVLRILREKGFIYDKDGAVWLKVSQFVEEDDKVLIKRDGSYTYFLTDIAYHFNKYKRGFEKVYDIWGSDHHGHIPRMTAAMKALGIEDGFFNVILHQFVTLKRGNEIVRMSTRAGEFITLRQLIEEVGKDATRYFFAMIDPNTHMVFDLELAKAKSMDNPVYYVQYAHARICSLFEQAKIKSVQFRKGSDLELLTDPSEFAVIRRLDLFEDTLYEVEKTLSPNKLTQYLEALAYDFHSFYTKCLILDPENPSLSNARLNLAYATLLVLRKGLSLLKVSTPERM